From a region of the Drosophila virilis strain 15010-1051.87 chromosome 3, Dvir_AGI_RSII-ME, whole genome shotgun sequence genome:
- the LOC116650731 gene encoding serine protease 1-like, which translates to MKVFITILALAVASATGAAVPAATQKAVHMKDMSSRITNGYPAYEGKAPYTVGLGFSGGWWCGGSIIGNTWVLTAEHCTGSDVTVYFGATWRTNAQFTHWVSRNDIINHHNADIALIRIPHVDFWHMVNKVELPSYNDRYNDFNERWAVACGWGGTYDGSPLPDWLQCVDLQIMHNSECQRTYGSSVVGDNILCVRTPDGKSTCGGDSGGPLVTHDGNKLVGVTNFGTSSCTSGAPAGFQRVTYHLDWIRDHTGIAY; encoded by the coding sequence ATGAAGGTGTTCATTACaattttggctttggctgttGCCTCCGCCACTGGAGCTGCGGTGCCTGCCGCCACGCAGAAGGCTGTCCATATGAAGGACATGTCCAGCCGTATCACCAATGGCTACCCAGCCTATGAAGGCAAGGCCCCCTATACCGTTGGCTTGGGCTTCAGCGGTGGCTGGTGGTGCGGTGGTTCCATCATTGGAAACACCTGGGTCCTGACTGCCGAGCACTGCACGGGCTCTGACGTCACCGTCTACTTCGGTGCCACCTGGCGCACCAACGCCCAGTTTACTCACTGGGTCAGCCGTAATGACATCATCAACCACCACAACGCTGATATCGCTCTGATCCGTATTCCCCATGTGGACTTCTGGCACATGGTTAACAAGGTGGAGCTGCCCAGCTACAACGATCGCTACAACGACTTCAATGAACGCTGGGCTGTTGCTTGCGGCTGGGGCGGTACCTACGATGGCAGCCCACTGCCCGACTGGCTGCAGTGCGTCGACCTGCAGATCATGCACAACTCCGAATGTCAGAGGACCTATGGCTCTTCCGTTGTAGGAGACAACATCCTCTGTGTAAGAACTCCCGACGGCAAGTCCACCTGCGGTGGTGACTCCGGTGGTCCATTGGTTACACACGACGGCAACAAATTGGTGGGCGTTACCAACTTTGGCACTTCCTCGTGCACATCTGGTGCTCCAGCTGGCTTCCAGCGTGTCACCTACCACTTGGACTGGATTCGCGACCACACTGGCATCGCTTACTAa